Proteins from one Gimesia maris genomic window:
- the epmB gene encoding EF-P beta-lysylation protein EpmB has protein sequence MATSLSETTWQKSLAQAIRDPQELISRLNLPQDLLEPARRSAHLFPLMVPVSYLNRIEPGSLDDPLLKQILPVELENADIPGFETDAVGDLNVRATPGILQKYHGRALLMVSGACAIHCRYCFRRHYPYGDEPRTLADWEPVWQSLQADSTVQEIILSGGDPLLLTDLRLNDLCERIAAIPHVKRLRIHSRLPVVLPDRIHAGLLEMLHGLTEQGTMPWMVIHINHPNEIAPDVELAIKQMLQAGIPVLNQSVLLKGINDTAETLIELSEKLVNLGVIPYYLHQLDRVTGAAHFEVPQAQGRKLIEELRTRLPGYAVPQYVREIPGEPHKTSLLG, from the coding sequence ATGGCAACATCACTTTCAGAAACGACCTGGCAGAAATCGCTTGCCCAGGCAATCCGTGATCCTCAGGAACTCATTTCCCGACTGAATCTGCCTCAGGACTTGCTGGAACCAGCCCGGAGAAGTGCCCATTTGTTCCCACTCATGGTTCCAGTGAGTTATCTGAATCGAATAGAACCCGGCAGTCTCGACGATCCGCTCCTGAAACAAATCCTGCCCGTCGAACTGGAAAACGCAGATATTCCAGGGTTTGAGACAGATGCGGTTGGCGATTTAAATGTGCGAGCCACACCGGGAATCCTGCAGAAATATCATGGCAGGGCATTATTGATGGTCAGTGGAGCCTGTGCGATCCACTGTCGCTATTGTTTCCGCAGGCATTATCCTTATGGCGATGAACCCCGCACATTAGCAGATTGGGAACCCGTCTGGCAGTCGCTGCAGGCGGATTCCACTGTTCAGGAGATCATTTTGAGCGGCGGAGATCCACTCTTACTCACAGATCTCCGCCTGAATGATCTCTGCGAAAGAATCGCTGCGATTCCTCACGTAAAGCGACTCCGGATTCACAGCCGTCTGCCTGTGGTACTACCCGATCGAATCCACGCTGGTTTGCTGGAAATGCTACACGGTCTGACGGAGCAGGGCACCATGCCCTGGATGGTGATTCACATAAATCATCCCAATGAAATTGCGCCTGATGTCGAACTTGCGATCAAGCAGATGCTCCAGGCAGGTATCCCGGTTCTGAATCAGTCCGTTTTACTCAAAGGGATTAATGATACCGCAGAGACGTTGATTGAATTATCAGAAAAACTGGTCAACCTGGGGGTCATTCCTTATTACCTGCATCAGTTGGATCGTGTGACCGGTGCAGCACATTTTGAAGTCCCCCAAGCACAGGGGCGGAAGCTGATTGAAGAACTTCGCACCCGCCTGCCAGGTTATGCAGTTCCCCAGTACGTCCGGGAGATCCCCGGAGAACCACATAAAACGTCGCTGTTGGGTTAG
- a CDS encoding TIGR01777 family oxidoreductase — protein MKLLISGSSGLVGSHLCQKLDADPAYETVRLVRKQSAEKQGTTVLWQPGSDCMDLSLFAGIDAVIHLGGVNIADKRWSPEIKQKIYNSRVQSTSLLANSMAQLEQPPATFICASAIGYYGDRGDERLDENSPRGTGFLPDVCEGWETATQPARDAGVRVVNTRFGMILDKQGGALGQMLTPFKFGVGGKLGSGSQYWSWIALPDVVNAILFCLQHSEIQGPVNFVAPDEVTNLEFTKTLGKVLARPTCLPVPAWAINTIFGEMGQALMLCSARVTPQKLQAAGYEFAYPKLEEAFRGLL, from the coding sequence ATGAAACTGTTGATTTCAGGCAGCTCCGGACTCGTTGGTTCCCACTTATGCCAGAAACTGGACGCTGATCCAGCTTATGAAACTGTGCGACTGGTTCGAAAGCAGTCTGCAGAAAAGCAGGGTACGACCGTCTTGTGGCAGCCCGGCAGTGACTGCATGGACTTGAGTCTCTTTGCAGGCATTGATGCTGTCATACATCTGGGCGGCGTAAATATTGCTGATAAACGCTGGTCACCTGAGATCAAACAGAAAATCTACAACAGTCGTGTGCAGTCAACCAGTCTGCTGGCAAATTCCATGGCCCAACTGGAGCAGCCTCCTGCGACTTTTATCTGTGCCTCCGCGATCGGTTACTATGGGGATCGCGGTGATGAGCGGCTCGATGAAAACAGTCCTCGTGGAACAGGTTTTCTGCCCGATGTCTGTGAAGGGTGGGAAACAGCAACTCAACCAGCCAGAGATGCGGGCGTCCGTGTCGTCAATACGCGGTTTGGGATGATTCTCGATAAGCAGGGAGGGGCACTGGGGCAAATGCTGACACCGTTCAAATTCGGCGTCGGTGGAAAACTGGGAAGCGGCTCACAGTACTGGAGCTGGATTGCATTACCGGATGTCGTAAATGCGATTCTGTTCTGTCTGCAGCATTCTGAAATACAGGGGCCTGTTAATTTTGTTGCCCCCGATGAAGTCACAAATCTGGAATTCACCAAAACCCTGGGAAAGGTCCTTGCGCGACCTACGTGCCTGCCGGTTCCTGCCTGGGCTATTAATACGATCTTTGGCGAAATGGGACAGGCGCTGATGTTGTGCAGTGCACGGGTGACACCCCAGAAGCTGCAGGCAGCGGGATACGAATTCGCGTACCCCAAGCTCGAGGAGGCATTTCGAGGCCTGTTATAA
- a CDS encoding DUF58 domain-containing protein yields MINNLLEFWHKRSEWRPWLILMLVGIFIFTYTFQFPLTLKEIHHNLPLILRFASAGLFLWGLANILLVFFPDLERFQVKRIGRNRVSLPRDGVVYLLMMTVLFIGSVLSRENMLMLVFAMMTGPFVLNGWITYSMLKNIQLKRIIPQRVMVGETFTAEILMENNKRVIAAYLMEVNDTFKNQNENLEASVVFRRVGPRQKLSAHYYVKLMHRGIYQFGPLHVSTRYPLGLVKRGAIFHEQNEIIVHPQIGRLSSHWAEDFFSIAEMAQQNRSRRGVFDDEFNHIREYRTGDSQRAIHWRSSARQGELMVQEYHQTRNYDLVIGLDLWQPGNANQMQRERVEWAISFVGTLCREHLKNSRDTKLTLVSQAATLEVLEVGIGSQGLEYLLDFLATLDPGKQSALGEFAKIVSETASARTRTVLVTTREEESSSNRFSFSSLLGSRGKEIAGSCKTIEADPEILSRWLVLESD; encoded by the coding sequence ATGATAAATAACCTGCTTGAGTTCTGGCACAAAAGAAGTGAGTGGCGCCCCTGGCTGATCTTAATGCTGGTGGGCATCTTCATCTTTACTTACACCTTCCAGTTCCCGCTGACTCTGAAAGAAATACACCACAATCTCCCCCTGATCCTGAGATTTGCCAGCGCTGGATTATTCTTGTGGGGCCTGGCTAACATCTTGCTGGTCTTCTTCCCGGATTTAGAACGTTTTCAGGTAAAACGGATCGGGAGAAATCGAGTTTCACTGCCCCGCGATGGTGTTGTCTATCTTTTGATGATGACCGTGCTGTTTATCGGTTCGGTTCTGTCTCGTGAAAATATGCTGATGCTGGTGTTCGCCATGATGACCGGCCCTTTTGTGTTGAATGGTTGGATTACATACAGCATGCTGAAGAACATCCAGTTGAAACGGATTATTCCTCAACGCGTAATGGTAGGAGAAACGTTTACTGCAGAGATTCTGATGGAGAACAATAAACGGGTCATCGCAGCCTACCTGATGGAGGTCAACGACACGTTTAAAAATCAGAATGAGAATCTGGAAGCCTCAGTCGTGTTTCGACGGGTCGGACCGCGGCAGAAACTCTCTGCGCATTATTATGTCAAATTAATGCATCGGGGTATTTATCAGTTTGGACCACTTCACGTTTCAACGCGTTATCCACTGGGGCTGGTCAAACGCGGGGCCATTTTTCACGAACAAAATGAAATTATAGTACACCCACAGATTGGTCGTTTAAGTTCACACTGGGCGGAAGATTTTTTTTCCATCGCAGAGATGGCCCAACAGAACCGCAGTCGTCGTGGTGTATTTGATGACGAATTTAATCATATTCGCGAGTATCGAACAGGCGACAGTCAACGTGCGATCCACTGGCGCAGTTCTGCGCGACAGGGAGAACTGATGGTTCAGGAATATCATCAGACTCGAAACTATGATCTGGTGATTGGCCTGGATTTGTGGCAGCCGGGAAATGCAAACCAAATGCAGCGGGAACGTGTGGAGTGGGCCATCTCGTTTGTTGGGACATTGTGTCGGGAGCATCTCAAGAACAGCCGTGATACTAAATTAACACTTGTTTCACAGGCAGCGACTTTGGAAGTATTAGAAGTCGGCATTGGTTCACAGGGGCTGGAATATCTGCTGGATTTTCTGGCGACGCTGGATCCGGGTAAACAATCCGCGTTAGGGGAATTTGCCAAAATTGTCTCCGAAACGGCCTCGGCGCGTACACGAACAGTTCTCGTTACAACACGGGAAGAAGAAAGTTCTTCAAATCGATTCAGTTTCAGTTCTCTGCTGGGGTCCCGCGGAAAAGAGATCGCCGGTTCCTGCAAAACGATTGAGGCCGATCCGGAAATTCTCAGTCGCTGGCTGGTACTGGAATCGGACTGA
- a CDS encoding leucine-rich repeat domain-containing protein, with the protein MRANLKMSKSNRWLRGLLLSVCVLIAGCGRAHDPNSKEATEYVLKLGGTVIPVHSELPIDTAAKIPEGNFAIREIDLTNAKFKNIDLVKLSNLPYLESLNLHRTNLTDKGLSLITDLPKLQSLEIAYTRVTDAEISKLTRFPRLRKIFLYGTPAKPQTLEDLKSNLKGCIIYK; encoded by the coding sequence ATGCGAGCCAATCTCAAAATGTCAAAATCAAACCGCTGGCTGAGGGGACTTCTGTTAAGCGTTTGTGTTCTGATTGCGGGTTGTGGTAGAGCACATGATCCGAACAGTAAAGAAGCCACCGAATATGTGCTCAAACTGGGCGGAACCGTGATTCCGGTACACAGTGAGCTTCCGATCGATACCGCAGCTAAAATTCCCGAGGGAAATTTTGCGATCCGTGAGATTGACCTGACCAATGCAAAATTTAAAAATATTGATCTGGTTAAGCTGTCTAATCTACCTTATCTCGAATCATTGAATCTGCATCGAACGAATCTGACCGATAAAGGACTGTCATTAATCACGGATTTACCGAAACTGCAATCTCTGGAAATCGCCTATACGCGCGTCACCGACGCAGAGATCAGTAAGTTGACACGGTTCCCGCGCCTGCGGAAAATCTTTCTGTATGGAACCCCGGCAAAGCCTCAGACGCTTGAAGATCTGAAATCAAATCTAAAGGGTTGTATCATCTATAAATGA
- the efp gene encoding elongation factor P — translation MPQISTGDFRKGVKVIVDGDPYEMIEVNFVKPGKGQALYRTKLRNLLKGTILDRTYKSGGESLEQADIRKGDGQYMYKDATGLHFMDNESYEQYTIDESVCGDAADYLLDGAICNLLFWNDQLIGMDPPQQVVVEVTYTEPAAKGNTATNVTKPATIETGATVQVPAFINVGEKIKVDTATGSYIERIRD, via the coding sequence ATGCCACAAATCAGTACAGGCGATTTTCGCAAGGGTGTCAAAGTGATCGTCGACGGTGATCCTTATGAAATGATTGAAGTCAACTTTGTCAAACCGGGCAAAGGCCAGGCTTTGTACCGCACGAAATTACGGAATCTGCTCAAAGGGACGATCCTTGACCGCACCTATAAAAGTGGCGGTGAAAGTCTGGAACAGGCCGATATTCGTAAAGGTGACGGCCAATACATGTACAAAGATGCGACAGGTCTGCACTTCATGGATAATGAATCCTATGAGCAGTACACCATTGACGAATCGGTTTGTGGAGATGCAGCGGATTATCTGCTGGACGGTGCTATCTGTAATCTGCTGTTCTGGAATGATCAGCTGATCGGTATGGATCCTCCTCAGCAGGTCGTAGTGGAAGTCACTTATACCGAACCCGCAGCCAAAGGAAATACGGCCACCAATGTGACCAAACCGGCCACAATTGAAACCGGCGCAACGGTTCAGGTTCCCGCTTTCATCAATGTGGGCGAAAAAATCAAAGTGGATACGGCAACCGGTTCTTATATTGAACGAATTCGCGACTGA
- the miaB gene encoding tRNA (N6-isopentenyl adenosine(37)-C2)-methylthiotransferase MiaB — MSHVDQTSESNSEHTSVETAECQPDVVTDHNHKLYIETVGCQMNMLDSELVVADLRKRGYELTQNVKEAETILFNTCSVREHAEHKIYSSLGRLRYGARKNPKKVIGVMGCMAQKDQKLIFQKAPQVDFVVGTGQLAQVASLIDKARVNHSQNVRSRELAVGLGRKDGKLAEITNSFQSYDPLRDPEMRPSPYQAFVRIMIGCDKFCSYCVVPSTRGPEQSRSPREILSEVKVLADQGVKEVTLLGQTVNSYKHTQDGKLFRLSDLLYLIHDVEGISRIKFVTSYPKDMTTDLLEAIRDLPKATRYLHVPLQHGCNDVLKVMKRGYTVEDYREMMQRVNEILPGCSVSSDFIVGHPGETEESHQLSLESIREFRFKNSFIFKYSERPGTKAAERFKDEIPDAVKKRRNNEMLAVQNQISEEDNAEFIGKQVEVLVEGPSKSAQKAIEESLAEQLVGRSNCDRIVVFDGNPRLAGSLATVEIFDVTPTTLIGGIVTKEFQHNPGSSLPILQ, encoded by the coding sequence ATGTCTCACGTTGATCAAACCAGTGAATCCAATTCCGAACACACGTCGGTTGAAACTGCCGAATGCCAGCCAGATGTGGTGACAGATCACAACCATAAACTATATATCGAAACGGTTGGCTGCCAGATGAATATGCTGGATAGCGAACTCGTCGTAGCCGATCTACGGAAACGTGGCTATGAACTGACTCAGAATGTGAAAGAAGCGGAAACCATTCTGTTCAATACCTGTAGTGTCCGGGAGCATGCGGAACACAAGATTTACAGTTCTCTAGGCAGACTCCGTTACGGTGCCCGGAAAAATCCCAAAAAAGTGATCGGGGTCATGGGTTGCATGGCTCAGAAAGATCAGAAGCTGATTTTTCAAAAAGCCCCCCAGGTCGATTTCGTTGTGGGAACCGGGCAGTTGGCGCAAGTTGCCAGCCTTATTGATAAAGCACGTGTCAATCACAGTCAGAATGTGCGCAGTCGTGAACTGGCAGTCGGCCTGGGCCGCAAGGATGGTAAGCTCGCGGAGATTACCAACAGTTTTCAGAGTTATGATCCACTGCGCGATCCGGAAATGCGTCCCTCTCCTTACCAGGCATTCGTACGGATCATGATTGGCTGTGATAAGTTCTGTTCTTACTGCGTTGTGCCTTCGACCCGCGGTCCCGAGCAGAGCCGTTCTCCCCGTGAGATCCTTTCAGAAGTCAAAGTGCTTGCCGATCAGGGCGTCAAAGAAGTCACACTACTGGGGCAGACCGTCAACAGTTACAAACACACCCAGGACGGTAAGCTGTTTCGCCTCTCCGATCTGCTTTACCTGATCCACGATGTGGAAGGGATCAGCCGGATCAAGTTTGTCACCAGCTATCCCAAAGACATGACCACTGACTTACTGGAGGCGATTCGGGATCTGCCGAAAGCAACCCGTTATCTGCATGTTCCGCTTCAGCACGGTTGTAATGATGTTCTGAAAGTGATGAAACGGGGGTATACCGTTGAAGATTATCGGGAGATGATGCAGCGCGTGAATGAGATTCTCCCCGGTTGCTCTGTGTCGAGCGACTTTATCGTCGGTCACCCCGGTGAAACCGAAGAATCGCATCAACTCAGTCTGGAATCAATTCGCGAGTTTCGATTCAAAAACAGTTTCATTTTCAAATACAGCGAACGTCCCGGTACCAAAGCCGCAGAGCGTTTTAAAGATGAAATTCCAGATGCAGTCAAAAAACGACGCAACAATGAAATGCTGGCTGTGCAGAACCAGATCAGTGAAGAAGACAATGCGGAGTTCATAGGCAAACAGGTAGAAGTTCTGGTCGAAGGCCCCAGTAAGTCAGCTCAGAAGGCAATTGAGGAATCTCTGGCAGAGCAGTTGGTTGGTCGTTCCAACTGCGATCGCATTGTGGTCTTTGATGGAAACCCGCGATTAGCAGGCTCACTGGCGACGGTCGAAATCTTCGATGTGACCCCGACGACGCTGATTGGCGGAATTGTCACGAAAGAGTTTCAACACAATCCTGGTTCGTCACTCCCGATTCTGCAGTAA
- a CDS encoding peptide chain release factor family protein, which translates to MKNCQIEQVRRSGPGGQHRNKVETGVVIKHIPTNFTGEASERRQQGRNRSMALFRLRVNLALGYRISEISDAPSLLWQRRIMKGTLKVNSEHDEFPALLAEALDTITCFEFDVKAASEFLKCSSSQLIKFLKKEPRAFAAVNQRRLEAGLHLLK; encoded by the coding sequence TTGAAAAATTGCCAGATTGAGCAGGTCAGGAGGTCTGGCCCGGGAGGCCAGCATCGCAATAAAGTCGAAACCGGCGTGGTCATCAAACATATCCCTACAAACTTTACCGGGGAAGCGTCTGAAAGACGTCAACAGGGGCGTAACCGCTCAATGGCCCTGTTTCGCTTGCGTGTAAATCTGGCGTTAGGCTATCGCATCTCAGAAATATCGGATGCTCCTTCTTTACTCTGGCAACGCAGAATCATGAAGGGAACTCTGAAAGTCAATTCAGAGCATGATGAGTTTCCGGCGCTGCTTGCTGAGGCACTCGATACAATTACCTGCTTTGAATTCGATGTGAAAGCCGCGAGTGAGTTTCTGAAATGTTCATCATCCCAGTTAATCAAGTTTTTAAAGAAAGAACCTCGAGCATTTGCAGCAGTCAATCAACGTCGACTCGAAGCGGGCCTGCATCTTCTGAAATAA
- a CDS encoding phospholipase D-like domain-containing protein: MDRLQIRNMLLQTFEDFQMTRSERSALNQIFSHITLTDHNLSLIRNEAFQIFRENKPADASDTDALSWLEDLMKILANTNTREATLSSEALFSPHDDCSHRICRMISSARKNIDICVFTITDDRVTEAILDAHARQVRVRIITDNDKSFDRGSDIERLGESGIPVRIDQSEFHMHHKFALFDSEFVLTGSYNWTRSASFNNSENLVITNDPGLLVRFESEFEKLWNDFLV; this comes from the coding sequence ATGGATCGCTTACAAATTCGAAATATGTTACTGCAGACGTTTGAAGATTTTCAGATGACACGCAGTGAACGTTCTGCGTTAAATCAGATTTTTTCTCATATCACCCTGACAGATCATAATCTCTCCTTAATTCGCAATGAAGCGTTCCAGATATTTCGCGAAAATAAACCAGCTGACGCTTCCGATACAGATGCACTTTCCTGGCTGGAAGATCTGATGAAAATCCTGGCGAATACCAATACCAGGGAAGCGACCCTCAGCTCGGAAGCGTTATTCAGTCCGCATGATGATTGCTCGCATCGAATCTGCCGTATGATCTCTTCCGCCAGAAAAAATATTGATATCTGTGTATTTACCATCACCGATGATCGCGTTACAGAAGCAATTCTCGACGCTCATGCACGGCAGGTTCGAGTCAGAATTATTACTGATAATGATAAGTCATTCGATCGAGGCTCCGACATTGAGCGCCTGGGGGAGTCGGGCATTCCGGTCCGAATTGACCAGAGCGAATTTCATATGCATCATAAATTTGCCCTGTTTGATTCCGAGTTTGTCTTAACGGGCAGTTACAACTGGACGCGCAGTGCTTCTTTTAATAATTCTGAAAATCTGGTGATCACCAATGATCCCGGACTGCTGGTACGTTTTGAGTCCGAATTTGAAAAACTCTGGAATGACTTCCTCGTATAA
- a CDS encoding sulfatase family protein: MKKTNLLRASLFILLTLFWQPFAQATTAQQTRPNVLVILVDDLGYGDLSSYGATDLKSPHIDELLNRGMKFSNFYANCPVCSPTRAALLTGHYQDMVGVPGVIRTHPENSWGYLKPSAVTLADVFHSAGYQTAIIGKWHLGLESPNTPNERGFDLFRGFLGDMMDDYYLHRRHGVNYMRRNQKTVDPQGHATDLFTDWTCEYLKQQATSESPFFLYLAYNAPHTPIQPPEDWLGKVKQRETGIDPDRARLVALIEHLDAGIGKVIQTLDETKLSDNTLIVFSSDNGGQLGVGANNGALRDGKQSMYEGGLKVPTGVVWKKHIAPHTETDFMAMSMDIFPTVCEAGGIKVPSGLDAVSFLPTLQGRQQKPLRAHWFFRRREGGNRYGGKTIEAVRSGQWKLLQNSPFKPLELYDLQTDPLEQKNLAESNRQKFNQLSGLLRAEIQRYGSVPWQKPLSPYSKD, encoded by the coding sequence ATGAAAAAAACGAACCTGTTGAGAGCCTCTTTATTCATTCTGCTGACACTGTTTTGGCAACCGTTTGCACAGGCAACGACTGCGCAACAGACTCGCCCGAATGTTCTGGTGATACTGGTGGATGATCTGGGATATGGAGATTTAAGCAGTTATGGTGCCACCGATTTAAAGTCACCTCATATTGACGAGTTGTTAAACCGGGGTATGAAGTTTAGTAATTTCTACGCAAACTGTCCTGTTTGCTCACCCACACGGGCCGCTTTATTAACTGGTCACTACCAGGATATGGTCGGGGTTCCGGGAGTGATTCGTACTCATCCCGAAAACAGTTGGGGTTATCTCAAACCATCTGCGGTTACGCTGGCTGATGTATTTCACAGTGCCGGATATCAGACGGCAATCATAGGCAAATGGCACCTGGGTCTGGAATCACCGAATACACCCAACGAACGGGGATTTGATCTCTTTCGTGGCTTTTTGGGAGATATGATGGACGATTACTATCTCCATCGCAGGCACGGTGTGAACTACATGCGGCGGAATCAGAAAACCGTTGATCCCCAGGGCCATGCGACTGATCTGTTTACCGACTGGACGTGTGAGTACTTAAAGCAGCAGGCGACCTCCGAAAGCCCCTTCTTTCTATACCTGGCGTATAACGCTCCACATACTCCCATTCAGCCTCCAGAGGACTGGCTGGGAAAAGTGAAACAGCGTGAAACCGGTATCGATCCCGACCGGGCCAGGCTGGTGGCATTGATCGAACACCTGGATGCAGGAATCGGCAAAGTGATTCAGACACTTGATGAAACAAAATTGAGTGACAACACTTTAATCGTCTTCAGTTCGGATAACGGAGGACAGTTAGGTGTAGGAGCCAATAACGGAGCCCTGCGTGATGGCAAACAGAGTATGTACGAAGGTGGGTTAAAAGTTCCCACGGGAGTGGTCTGGAAAAAGCATATCGCCCCGCATACCGAAACGGATTTCATGGCAATGAGTATGGATATATTTCCCACGGTTTGTGAAGCAGGTGGAATCAAGGTTCCCAGTGGATTAGATGCCGTCAGTTTTCTGCCAACCCTGCAAGGCAGACAGCAGAAACCTTTACGCGCTCACTGGTTCTTTCGACGTCGTGAGGGGGGAAATCGTTACGGAGGAAAAACGATCGAAGCAGTCCGCAGCGGACAATGGAAACTTCTCCAGAACAGCCCGTTTAAGCCACTGGAACTCTATGACCTGCAGACAGATCCTCTCGAACAGAAAAATCTGGCTGAGAGCAATCGCCAAAAATTTAATCAGCTCTCAGGATTGTTAAGAGCAGAGATTCAGCGGTATGGGAGTGTCCCCTGGCAAAAACCGCTTTCGCCATACTCAAAAGATTAA